A genomic stretch from Budorcas taxicolor isolate Tak-1 chromosome 15, Takin1.1, whole genome shotgun sequence includes:
- the LOC128060699 gene encoding olfactory receptor 51G1: protein MRILYNSSLQKTTFFLTGFQGLEDLHGWISIPFCFIYLTVIIGNLTIIHVIHTDVTLHEPMYYFLAMLALTDLGLCLSTLPTVMGIFWFDAREIGIPACFTQLFFIHTLSLVESSVLLSMSIDRYVAICNPLRYSTVLTPARIIRMGLSSVFRSVLLILPLPFLLKRFQYCHSHVLAHAYCLHLEIMKLACSSIIVNHIYGLFVVACTVGVDSLLIFLSYALILRTVLSIASHHEQLRALNTCVSHICAVLLFYIPMIGLSLVHRFGEHLPHTVHLLMSYVYLLVPPLMNPIVYSIKTKQIRQRIVKKFEFIKSLRGFQQD from the coding sequence ATGAGAATCTTATATAATAGCAGCCTCCAGAAAACTACTTTCTTCCTGACGGGCTTCCAAGGTCTGGAAGATCTCCACGGCTGGATCTCTATTCCCTTCTGCTTCATCTATTTGACAGTTATCATAGGCAACCTTACCATCATCCATGTCATCCATACTGATGTCACCCTCCATGAACCCATGTACTATTTCTTGGCCATGCTTGCCCTCACAGACCTGGGCCTTTGCCTTTCTACACTGCCCACTGTGATGGGCATCTTCTGGTTTGATGCCAGAGAAATTGGTATCCCTGCCTGCTTCACTCAGCTCTTCTTCATCCATACTTTGTCCCTGGTGGAGTCTTCAGTCCTGTTATCCATGTCCattgaccgctatgtggccatctgcaacCCGCTGCGTTATTCCACAGTCTTGACACCTGCACGTATCATCAGGATGGGGCTGAGCTCAGTGTTCAGAAGTGTGCTGCTCATCCTTCCCCTGCCATTCCTCCTGAAGCGCTTCCAGTACTGCCACTCCCATGTGCTGGCCCACGCCTACTGTCTACACCTAGAGATCATGAAGCTGGCCTGCTCTAGCATTATCGTCAATCACATATATGGGCTCTTTGTCGTGGCCTGCACTGTTGGTGTGGACTCACTGCTCATCTTCCTCTCTTATGCCCTTATCCTCCGCACTGTGTTAAGCATTGCCTCCCACCATGAGCAACTTCGCGCCCTTAACACCTGTGTCTCGCATATCTGTGCTGTGCTCCTCTTCTACATCCCCATGATTGGCTTGTCTCTTGTGCACCGCTTCGGTGAACATCTGCCCCACACTGTACACCTCCTCATGTCATATGTGTATCTGCTGGTCCCACCACTCATGAACCCCATTGTCTACAGCATCAAGACCAAGCAAATCCGCCAACGCATTGTTAAGAAGTTTGAGTTTATAAAATCACTCAGGGGTTTTCAGCAGGATTAG
- the LOC128060088 gene encoding olfactory receptor 51G2: MPLRSLENSSSMSSTFLLSGIPGLEHMHTWISIPLCFIYTVSILGNCTIIFIIKTEPSLHEPMYLFLSMLALTDLGLSLCTLPTVLGIFWVGARDIGHDACFAQLFFIHCLSFLESSVLLSMAFDRFVAICRPLHYASILTNTVIGRIGLASLSRSVALIIPLPFMLKRFPYCGSPVLSHSYCLHQEVMKLACADIRANSIYGMFVIVSTVGIDSQLILFSYALILRTVLSIASRAERLKALNTCVSHVCAVLLFYTPMIGLSVIHRFGKQAPHLVQVILGFVYLLFPPLMNPIVYSVKTKQIRDRVTHAFCF; encoded by the coding sequence ATGCCATTGAGGTCCCTGGagaacagcagcagcatgtcctcCACCTTCCTGCTGAGTGGCATTCCCGGCCTGGAACACATGCACACCTGGATCTCCATCCCACTGTGCTTCATATACACAGTCTCCATCCTGGGCAACTGCACTATCATCTTTATCATTAAAACAGAGCCCTCGCTCCATGAGCCCATGTACCTCTTCCTGTCCATGCTGGCTCTGACTGACCTGGGTCTGTCTCTTTGCACCCTCCCTACAGTGCTAGGCATCTTTTGGGTTGGGGCACGAGACATTGGCCATGATGCCTGTTTTGCCCAGCTCTTTTTCATTCACTGCTTGTCCTTCCTGGAGTCCTCTGTACTCCTGTCTATGGCCTTTGACCGCTTTGTGGCCATTTGCCGCCCCTTGCACTATGCTTCCATTCTCACCAACACAGTCATTGGCAGGATCGGCCTGGCTTCTTTGAGTCGCAGTGTAGCACTCATTATTCCTTTACCTTTTATGCTCAAAAGATTCCCATATTGTGGCTCCCCAGTCCTCTCACATTCCTACTGCCTCCACCAGGAAGTGATGAAGTTGGCCTGTGCAGACATCAGAGCCAACAGCATTTACGGCATGTTTGTCATCGTTTCTACAGTGGGTATAGACTCACAGCTCATTCTCTTCTCCTATGCCCTGATCCTGCGCACCGTGCTGTCCATCGCATCCAGGGCCGAGAGGCTCAAAGCTCTTAACACCTGTGTTTCCCACGTCTGTGCTGTGCTCCTTTTCTACACTCCCATGATTGGCCTGTCTGTCATCCACCGCTTTGGGAAGCAGGCACCTCATCTGGTCCAGGTGATTCTGGGCTTTGTGtatcttctcttccctcctctgaTGAATCCCATCGTCTACAGTGTGAAGACCAAACAGATCCGCGATCGTGTGACCCACGCCTTTTGTTTCTAG
- the LOC128060089 gene encoding olfactory receptor 51A7, with protein sequence MAVLNNSEVQLFLLIGIPGLEHAHEWISIPICLLYLVAIMGNSTILFIIKTEPSLHEPMYYFLAMLAISDLGLSFSSLPTMLRIFLFNAMEISPNACFAQEFFIHGFTVMESSVLLVMSLDRFLAIHNPLRYNSLLTSNRVAKMGPILATRSLLLVLPFPFMLRRLKYCQKNVLSHSYCLHQDTMKLACSDNKINVIYGFFVALCTMLDLALIALSYTLILKTVLSIASLAERLKTLNTCVSHFCAVLIFYVPIITLAAMHRFAKHKSPLAIILIADIFLLLPPLMNPIVYCVKTQQIREKVLGKISNICRR encoded by the coding sequence ATGGCTGTTCTCAACAACTCTGAGGTCCAGCTTTTCCTTCTGATTGGAATTCCAGGATTGGAACATGCCCACGAGTGGATCTCCATTCCCATATGCCTCCTATATCTGGTTGCCATCATGGGCAACAGTACCATTCTCTTTATCATAAAGACAGAGCCCTCACTTCATGAACCCATGTATTATTTTCTTGCCATGTTGGCTATCTCTGACCTGGGCCtgtccttctcctctctccctacCATGCTGAGAATCTTCTTGTTCAATGCCATGGAAATTTCACCCAATGCCTGCTTTGCTCAAGAATTTTTCATCCATGGATTCACAGTCATGGAGTCCTCAGTACTGCTGGTCATGTCTTTGGATCGCTTTCTTGCCATTCACAATCCCCTGAGATATAATTCTCTCCTCACTAGCAACAGAGTTGCTAAAATGGGACCGATTTTAGCCACCAGGAGCCTTCTCTTAGTGCTTCCATTTCCTTTCATGCTAAGGAGATTGAAATATTGTCAGAAGAATGTCCTTTCTCACTCATACTGTCTTCATCAGGATACCATGAAGCTGGCCTGCTCTGACAACAAGATCAATGTTATCTATGGTTTCTTTGTTGCTCTCTGTACTATGCTGGACTTGGCTCTCATTGCTCTTTCTTATACACTGATCCTGAAGACTGTACTCAGCATTGCATCTTTGGCAGAAAGACTTAAGACCCTTAACACCTGTGTCTCCCATTTCTGTGCTGTACTCATTTTCTATGTGCCCATTATTACACTGGCTGCTATGCACCGCTTTGCCAAGCACAAAAGCCCCCTTGCTATAATCCTTATTGCAGACATATTCTTGTTGTTGCCACCCCTAATGAACCCCATTGTGTATTGTGTAAAGACTCAACAAATCCGGGAGAAGGTCTTGGGGAAGATATCTAACATATGTAGGAGAtaa